The uncultured Sphaerochaeta sp. genome includes the window TTGTACTGGAACACTAAAGGCTATTCCGCTTCCCTCTTCTTGTAAGAAAGAAAGCTTGGATACTGCTTCCATTACCGCATCTCGTTCTGTGTGGGGAAGAAGGATTATGAGCATTTCTTTCTCGGGAACCAAGGATGCTGAGAAAAAGGCGATATCTTCTGAGGTTGCCGTTCCTCTTCCTTCAATGATCGTCCCACCTCCGGCCCCTGCCTTACGGGCTGCGGCCATGATATCATCAGCAAAGCCGCTTGCACAGATCATGTATATCAAGTCAAATGCATGCTCTTTCACAGCTGGATGATCTTCATTCCTGCTTGCAGGAACAGATGCAAGCAGTCCTCTGGTATGGGGAAATCTTGAAAGCGCATCCCACACCGTTTGTTCAATCCCATCATCAACCAAGGTAAGCAACACTTCCTTGTCTGCATCACCTAGGCCCAGGAGACAGAGCAATGAGCTTGAGGCGGTACCACGTCCCCTGAGAATGGTACCCCCACTGCTCCCTGACTCTTTTGCAAGTTGCATGAGTGAATCTGCTTTTCCTGCTCCTACAATAGCCAACAACAAGCTACTCATTGTCCTTTTCCTCCTTTTTTCAGCTTGGCTTGTTTTCGTTTGTAGAGCAAGCCTAAGAGTTGGACTATCACCACCGGTGTCATGGAGACAAAAATGATAACCCCGAATGCATCACTGACAGGGTTTCCTCCCACTGAGGTAGAGGCTCCTATGGCAAAACTGAGAATGAACGTAGAAGAGAGAGGGCCTGAGCTTACACTTCCACTATCGAAGGAAAGACCCACAAAAAGGTCAGGGACGCGGAAAGAGAGCAACACTGCAAGGCCATAGACTGGAACCAGGAAGTACCAGATGGGAAGACTGTGTATAATACGGAACATGGCCATCAGACCGCTCCCCCCTACTCCGATTGAGAGGGCTGCGAGCATTATTGGCTTTCTCAGATGACCTTGGGTTATCTCCTGGACCTGATCGATTAAAACGGCTACCGATGGCTCGCTGAGTACCGTAACCGCACCGATAACCAGTCCAAATAGCAGCAAGAGGCTCTCATTGAGCCGTCCAAGCTGATAGCCGATCTGGTAACCGACCGGGATAAACCCACCATTCACCCCAACGAAAAACAGGATAAGACCAAGACTGGCGTACACCAAACCAAATGCCATACGAATCAACTGCCTGGCTGGCATTCTCACCAGGAATATCTGGTAGAGGATGCATAACACGACCAGTGGAAACAAGGAGGAAAGTACCTGCTGTGTGCTTGGAACAAAGAGCGAGAGAAAGGGCTGTATCTGTGGTACTGATGAAGTACTCTGTACAGCTGTATTGCCATCTCCACTGAAGAGGGAAAGCACCAACATGGCCATGGTAGGGCCGATAAGGGCCAAGGAAACGTAGCCGAAGTTGTCTGCATCCGTTTGGCTTTTCTGTACGTGAGCAATGCCGACCCCAAGTGCCATAAGAAAGGGAACAGCAAGGGGGCCTGTTGCAGCTCCACCGCTGTCAAAGGCAATCCCCAGGAATTCAGGTTTGCTGAATATTCCCAGTATAAGCAGTAGAAGATAGCTGATTGCATAGATCCACTTCAGCCCGACATGCAGGACTACACGGACCATGGCGATCATCAAGAAGAAGCCTACGCCGAGAGCTATGGATAGAAGCATGGAGAGAGGAGAAATGGAGGGAGCTACCAGCGAGACTTGCTCGAGTAAGACACTGATATTCGGCTCGGCAAAGATGATTGACATACCTACCAATAAAGCGGTAATCAACAACAGGGAGAGCCGCTTCTTTCTTGTTACCGCAGATCCTATTCGCTCTCCGATCGGGATAAGACCAATATCAGTGCCAAGCAAGAATAGGGAAAGGCCGAGAATAATCAGCACCCCACCAATGAGAAAGGAAGAAAGCATCCCTTCGCTCAATGGAGTTACAAAGAAATGGAGTAACGTTACCAGCATGAGGACAGGGAGGATGGAAAGCCCCACTTCCTTCACCTTTTTAAGCGCCTCCATATGCAAATCCTCTTGTATTTTTCATTTATTTAACTAGTTTTATAATAAGATTTTATACCCTTTTACGTAAAAAAGGTCAACGCTCAATCCAGCCCTAGAGAAAATTTGCTGGACATACTTGACTTATTACGGGTCAATTCGTATGATACTTTTTGTTATTGTCTTGGGGGTGTAGCTCAGTTGGCTAGAGCGTTTGAATGGCATTCAAAAGGTCAGGGGTTCAATTCCCCTTACCTCCACTAAAGAAGTCGTTGCGAAAGCAACGGCTTTTTTTTGGCTCAATCGAAGGTCGGTAATACGGAAGGAGGAAGAAAACTAACACCTAATCAAGCTCCTCCCTACAAATAA containing:
- a CDS encoding transcriptional regulator, whose product is MSSLLLAIVGAGKADSLMQLAKESGSSGGTILRGRGTASSSLLCLLGLGDADKEVLLTLVDDGIEQTVWDALSRFPHTRGLLASVPASRNEDHPAVKEHAFDLIYMICASGFADDIMAAARKAGAGGGTIIEGRGTATSEDIAFFSASLVPEKEMLIILLPHTERDAVMEAVSKLSFLQEEGSGIAFSVPVQKVATLR
- a CDS encoding DUF1538 domain-containing protein, yielding MEALKKVKEVGLSILPVLMLVTLLHFFVTPLSEGMLSSFLIGGVLIILGLSLFLLGTDIGLIPIGERIGSAVTRKKRLSLLLITALLVGMSIIFAEPNISVLLEQVSLVAPSISPLSMLLSIALGVGFFLMIAMVRVVLHVGLKWIYAISYLLLLILGIFSKPEFLGIAFDSGGAATGPLAVPFLMALGVGIAHVQKSQTDADNFGYVSLALIGPTMAMLVLSLFSGDGNTAVQSTSSVPQIQPFLSLFVPSTQQVLSSLFPLVVLCILYQIFLVRMPARQLIRMAFGLVYASLGLILFFVGVNGGFIPVGYQIGYQLGRLNESLLLLFGLVIGAVTVLSEPSVAVLIDQVQEITQGHLRKPIMLAALSIGVGGSGLMAMFRIIHSLPIWYFLVPVYGLAVLLSFRVPDLFVGLSFDSGSVSSGPLSSTFILSFAIGASTSVGGNPVSDAFGVIIFVSMTPVVIVQLLGLLYKRKQAKLKKGGKGQ